The genomic DNA CtgaatctcctcctcctccggtgACCAACTCCTCCCCCCTCATGAAGACGACCCCCAAAACTCCCATTGTTCAAACCCTCGCCGCTCTCGTATCTCTGAGGACTCCTGATCTCGCTCTCTGTTTTCACGTTTCACAGCCCGGAGAGACCGGACCTGCGTGGTCCTGCCGCCGCTGGGCTGTCAGGCGTCAGCAAAGACCTGCCTTTAAAACTCTGGAGTGAATCAGCGAGTGACTCGTGTGACAGCGTCATGATCCAAACACAAGCACACGGGACACTTTTCTAAACACACGTGCACCATGGTTTAGTAGATTTCTTCTTTCCCTCCTTTTCTCGGCggcgtcgtcgtcgtcgtcttgtACAGATAAATTAAAGCGGTGACGCCGACGTGAACGCAATAACAGCATTAATCAGGGATGTGATCAGGAAACTAAACGAGCaccaacaaaacacagagaagtcGCATCCTTGGATTTATAGTCATTGTGTGATAATAGcagataataattataataataataatgttaatattccttattgtttttttccttaattCTGCCTGAAAATCCCGTATTAGtatagttttctttttaatgagaAATGCATGGATtggcgctcacacacacacacagaaagacggGGCTGTAGAAAAACAAGTGATCATTAGAAATGATTGGAAACAACAATCTGTCAAATCACCAGGCACAGACTGCAGTTCACCTCCGGGCCACACGAGGGCGCTCCTTTGTTTGACAGATACATTTAACGCCCAGGtatcttaaaaacacaaaacaaaggaaaataaaattaattctgcaaatatttacttttatgtttatgttcattATTGATTGTTCATGTTTACTTATAGATTAATAAAACTATGTATtaatctatatactgtatatacatatatatgtatattttatttacagccAGTTATAATAAGTGACTATAATATAATTATGACCCTTGTGGCTCTCCATACACAGCACACATGAACCATGAAGTACAGTTCACGTGAAGTGGAGgcgtttattttctctctccctgtgcacgcacacacacgcacacacacacacgagcgtCGTCATGTGACTTTGGAAGACGTGCCAAACAGACTGAGAACCAATCAGAGCTCTCCATGCTCAGCCAATGGCAGCTGCTGACACTGACAACCTGAGCCACTAGGGAGCGCTCTCTGCTGgtggatttaaaacaaacaaaaaactgtgaacaaaaaagaacaaaaacaaacctttgttttaataaatgaataaatatcctGCACTGATGAAGACGATGAGGACAAAGACGAGGACGGAGAACGTTTGCATGTCACTTTGAGTTTTTTCTTTCAGACGAACTCATCGGCCTGAATCTTTGCGTCTGGCTGCGTTTTAGTGTTTAAtgattaatagtaataataataataataatgatgatgatattaaCAATATTAATTGCAGTATTCATGATGTGGTTCTTGTTCTGTAAAATGTGATGCTTTTACCAACTCAAGTCTGctactttttctgtttttaacgAGGAAGCCGGTATTTGTGCCCACGCTAGCCCGACGCTAGCTCGTTAGCCCGAAGAGCTTCTCGGAAAACGTACAACAAAAGCCAGAGACGCGATAAAACGCCGGAGAGAAGCcgaaaacaagaaaaagtagATACTTTTTAAGaaaattattagtattattattatggacttgtgttgtttttgcaacGACCACGCTGAGTCGTGAGTGTGAATGCTGAGTCATGAGTGTAAACGCTGAGTCATGAGTGTGAATGCTGAGTCATGAGTGTAAGCGCTGAGTCATGAGTGTAAACACTGAGTCATGAGTGTAAACAGTGAGTCATGAGTGTAAACAGTGAGTCATGAGTGTGAATGCTGAGTCATGAGTGTGTGAACGCTGAGTCATTAGTTTGTGAACACTGAGTCGAATGTGAACGCTGAGTCATGAGTGAACGCTGAGTTATGAGTGTGAACGCTGAGTCATGAGTGAACGCTGAGTCATGAGTGTGAACGCTGAGTCATGAGTGAACGCTGAGTCATGAGTGTGAACGCTGAGTCATGAGTGAACGCTGAGTCATGAGTGAACGCTGAGTCATGAGTGAACACTGAGTCATGAGTGTGAACGCTGAGTCAGAATCCACACTTCTTGGCTGTTTTTGGAAAAATGTCCACgcttgtaaaaagaaaaaagctttttGCGATATTTCacgtttttcaaaaatattcagCTTTTTCTGcgattatgacttttttctctcattgaAAATGAACGGATGAACGACGTCCGCCGTTCTGTCAGATATTTTTTCACGTTGTAGTTATTAAGTGAAACAAAATGGCTCCCAAAcacgtcgtcgtcgtcgtccacagagaaaaatgtaaaaatgttcattttctatTAAACTCATTGATTTTGACTGAAAcgtttgtttgattgattgttcACTTCAACAGTCGGCTGTCTTCCATAATCGGCACCACCGGGAGTCGAACCCGCGACATCGGGGTCGGCCGTCAATTCTTGGTTAGCTTCCCGGCCGCTGATTGGCCAGAGCCTACAATTCATGGTAGAATCGTGGTAGGAGACTGGAAGCTGATTGGCTCTCGCTGCCATGAATTACCTCGACTCACGGGCGGCAGTGACGACAGAGTCTACGTAGCTAGCTAGATTTAGATCGAAGTGACCCCGTTGTCGCGGGTTCGACTCCCGATAGTCCCGGTTCTCAGGCAAGTTTACGGGACAATGTTCACAACCGATATTACAAATGTCCACAGAGGTTTTGATCATTTGTGTCTTATGTAGAATAAAAGATGTTGTTTTACTCAAGTTGTGATACTAACAGTGAGGACGAGTAACgtgttttatactttttgatgtaataaaaacaataataacaaaagcagcataacaacaaaacacaagtaaataaaggcaagaatacattttaatattacaacAATGCAAAGGTATAACAAAAAAGTCCAGCACACAGTGAATGTAGGCATAAAGAaaccaacacaaaacaaatgaggtaacaaacaaactgtaatATAAGTATAAAAGCAAAAGGTACAACAGGGACACATTGatggaaaataaatcacacacttcgagaataaagtcttaatttacgacttcattctcgtAAATGAACGAGACTCTGCTCTTTCTAACGCCACAGCAGCATTACAGAGATGAAAGCCAGAGAATACAACTGTTAAATCACTCTTACCTTTGATGTTTCAAAGTTTTTTACCTTTGATGTTTCAAAGTTTATTTTCACCGCAAACAAACTCTCcctctgttacattcaaacgcTTCCGGGTGTCTCTAGGTGACGTCATCACGTTTTGGCAGCAGCCAGGCGCGTCACATCCGCGCGCTTTGTTGCTTCTCATTGGCTaacaaagctgtcaatcaaaattcgGAGACCACAGTGTCCTTCTATTGGCTGTGAGGAAGCCAATGAGATGTCGTCCACTCATGTAGACCATTCCCTCGCTGAGATACAGGCCAGCAAAGAGAGACACGGCTCAATGGAGccatctggtgtttgtttttggaatgaAAACATATTAAAGTGTGCAGGAAGTTTGAAACAAGGccataaattgttttattgaacattaatagttatataaaagtgaagaaagtagtTTAATACATGGTTTGAATACAAATGGCACAGGtgtttccaaaatgtgccaaatgagTCCTCGCCTGGAATGTTTGCACTAAAATctctcattttcttctgcttcacttgatcaaagtcaaactttgcagagattattttcacaggttgtatattaatttttttgaatgtgtgtcATCTTCACTTACTATTTACCAGTAACACTTATTTGCATAATTTTTtccgggagaaaaaaaatgcgaCTCCggtgggactcgaacccacaacctttgaattGCCTCTTCCGCATATCACTAGAAGTCCAATGCGCTATCCATTGCGCCACGGAGCCACCTGTTGCATACAAGAATCAAAATGCATTATAAACTGGACCGGAAAGGGAAGCGTTTTATAGcgttttctttaatttttctgtGGCTTTTTTAAATCCGGCATCGTTGCGCGTGTGTATTGGATCAAGTCTCGGACTTCTCTACTGACAGGTTTCATGGTTCAAGTAGTTTTAGCACAGGGCGATTCTCCGTCTGCACGTGTCCGTTCACGCGCACTTTAACGGCTCATTCATCTGCAACTTCACTAGTTACTGTTTTACACGCTCTATCGTTCGTGTGTCGTGTTTGGGGACACTGTCGACACTGTCAACAACATCACCGAACAAACCTGGAACATAAAACAGTCTTCAAACATATGACTAAACAGCATTTATTCACCATTTcaacacaagacaaaagagCCTCCACTTACTTTGAAAAGTTCAAAACGTTCGTAAAACATGTCGAGGAACGTGAAAAAGACGCGGTCTACGAGTGTGATCGATTCAGATCGACTACTCCTGCCTTACGAGCGACGCGGTGTCGTGAACAGGAATGTTgttgactttattatttatttatttatacataagtcaGGTTTCAGGACGAAACCtgacttatgtataaataaatacagtaataaaTAATTACATGGATATTATATACAGGGCCGGCTCTTGGCATAGGCGATATAGGCGGTCGCCtagagcgccatctgctggagggGCGCCGCGAGGCCCCCCttccagcagaaaaaaaaaaaaaaattaaaaaaaaaaaataataaatacattttttttaaaacaatgaaaataaaaatgattttctattcccagtcgccctcatttgtgtgttctctcttgaaaataataaatattaacaaatgaataaacaataatgttcctaaaatgtggtgctgctgaatcacatgacgggtgacctcagggtcagagcagggatcagaggtcaggtcacagacaggtgaagctTTTGTTATTAACGACATGAAAAGGCCGTCCAAGCCCTCGGGAGCGCAAAACCCCTAGAGacgaaaagaagaggagaagaggaaattaCAATATAAAGGTAACATTAGCctgtacaattttttttaattgtgccgTTTTGTGTGAAGACGTTTTATTAAcgctatttatttaaaacaataaatgttttcatatttctgcTTGCTAGCTACATCgtgtttaatgtgaaaatgcGCACTGCATCAGCgctgtttatatttgtgatgaGTTTTCATTAGTTTTCAGAAAAGTAATGAAAACTCATCACAAACATAAACAGCGGTGATGATAACTGTTATCATCTCTGCCTGCCTGGATGTCCAGTCtgatttggtattttatttcagtttcatcACGTCATCATTATGTTTGAGTGTGTTGAAAATTAATTTTACCATAGTCATCACTAGTATATTAACACCTGTGTGCCCACTGACACAGTTGTGGTGCTGGTGCTTAGTTCTACTATTGTCTTATCACGTTTGATATTGTGTTGAAAATCATGTGTGTGATTGTTCATTTGGCTGGTGtaattcgtgtgtgtgtgtgtgtgtgtgtggggggggggggcaccggagggcaatctcgcctagggcacaaaattaggtagagccggccctgattatatatgtatttataccTCCTCGTATATACCGCCTCGGAATACcaagtgctgtaagcttttacacttctCTTTGCAACCACCAGAGGGCGCCAGCTACCGCTGCTACTGCTGCACCATTGTTTCAATCACCTCACACTCAtgtttaataataatgttaacaACGTGTCAACAACGTGCTACAAAATGACTGTGTCAGAAATACTTGTGCctcaaaatacaaatgaaatccaaTATTCGCGTAGacagagacatttttgtctcttaaaAATAAGTGAGTTGTCTTCGTTTTAGTGTAAAATTACAATTCTCAGTACTGAACACTGTTCACATTTAACCTTTAATTTTCTCCTTATTTCTCCAGTAAAAACACTAGTAAATCTGACATGAAGACAACGGAGACCGACGCCGACAGAGCCCggatagctcagtcggtagagcatcagacttttaatctgagggtccagggttcaagtccctgttcgGGCGGTAGTTTTTCTTGATCTGTGGTCCGAGCTCATGTGGTTTCACACATGCTGTAAATAAAGATATTACATCATTTTACACATATTACACTCAAAGAACTGGGATCGGATTTCCTAAGATGTCGATGTTTTAGATGAGCTAGTGGTGAATTGAATTCCtccattgtttatttatttgtttttttgtcttcagttGTCCTTTATTTGTCTCAAAAAtcagatcaaataaaataattattaatttatttatttagttattaattattgatttattatataAAGCACACCATGAATTATGAATAAATTGAACATAACAACCCATCCAAAAAGAAAGGAGGGAGAGACCAGgcgcagatacacaacaactgtaacTTCTtctaagtttatacaggacagttagAGTCAGTGATGTCATGTTTATATAAACAGCAACTTTATAACATAATCATTTGCATTTCTCTTCTGCTTTGAGAACAGAACAGTTGAccctcagccaatcacaggcaaGGAGATTCTCAGTCTCCGCCCACCAACTCAACTCCTCTCTCACTGATCAGTGTCCAGTCATCGTTCACTGTCCACAGCAGAGTCCAGAGTGAAGATGTcgtcactgctgctgtggtgtgttgttgtgttgacgACTCACATCTGCAGCGTCACAGCGACACACAATCATCGCAGCCTGTTTACCGGTGAGTGGACGAGTGTTTGTTTCACTCAAACTCTTTCTGTGTCCAACTCTCACCAAACtgtaacaatgtgtcaagtCTAACATTTATGGACAGAAACAAACGTTCATTcttcaacttcttcttcttctgtgttcagGGCCTGAAGATGCTCGACTGGCCGAGGGCAGCAGCCGCTGCTCTGGTGCTGTGGAGATGAAGCATGAAGGAGAGTGGAGAACTCTCACCCTCTTTCCCAAAGTGCTTCCAGCTACACATAAGGTCAGATATGCAGACATAGCATGTAGGCAGATGGACTGTGGCTCCGTGGTCTCTGTCAGATACAGCACCAACAACACTGACCCTAAACCAGCATGGAAGGTTGACTTCCACTGCAGAGGCGCTGAGGCCACCATGATGGAGTGCATCACCGGCCCAGGAGCCGGGAGAGTGCAGGGGAAGAATGCATCTCACTCCAGTCTGGACGTGGTCTGTGCAGGTACCACATTAAACTCCGTGTTCCTGCTTCACTTCTTCTAATTATTAAGCATATTCCATAATAATTAGATAAGATTAAGTTTCCTTATAAAACAAGACTTTGGctctgtttttttcagttggATATTTTTCCATTAAAATCATGATTTGAACATATATGACTATAAATAGACCACACCCTCAGACTAGCTTCAGCAGAGTTCACTGCACATCAGCAATTCCCTTATTCATTATAATGGTCATAATATAATGTTCTATCACTgtataaaaagtgtaaaaataccACATTAATGTTAATTCTGTTTAAGTTTAACGTTTAAGTTCAGGGTCAGCCGTGGATGCTGAGGTAACAACGATGGTCTATAGATGTGCCAACACCGTAGGAGACTGAGACTAAGACTGAGACTAAGACTGAGACTAAGACTGAGACTAAGACTGAGACTAAGACTAACTGCATAGCAGAGCTAATGAGAGCAGTTCACTGGATCCTCACAGATGCTgaagtttctctgtgttttccgtCCAGAGTCTGTGAGGTTTGTGGAAACACTGAACACCTGCAGAGGCCCAGTGGAGGTGAGGTCAGGTCAGGGTTGGGTCCCCGTGTGTGGAGACGGTTTTGACTCGCAGACTGCACAGGTCATGTGCATGGAGCTCGGCTGTGGGGCTCCACAGTCTGACACACAGGCGTTCACACGGGGAGAAGAACTGGTCTCATCCCAACTGTTCCAGTGTAAAGGCAACGAGTCTCGTCTGGAGGACTGCGCCAAATCCACCCGCCACCACTGCAGACCACTTACTAGGATTTCCTGCTCTACTGACGGTACATTAATCActgtttttgaatgtttgtgCAGCTGCTGGACACATTTGACCAGCTCTTCATTCTCTACACTTTATCCACAATAAGACGTCATGTGACGCAGTctgcctgtccatcacaggacaaacaggcATTTAAGTACTTCAGTACAGAAGTGAAGTAGTTTTACTTCATTACTAAACTACTAAACCATTCCTGTGCTGAGACTGGGGAGATATGACTCTGGTGTCAGTGTCAGTCGCTCGTGTGCAGTAACTGTCGTGTCTGTGTCCAGGTGATGATTTGAGGCTGGTGGGAGGAGCAAGTCGCTGCAGTGGAACTCTGGAGGGGAAGCATGACAGAGAGTGGAGGCCGCTGGCTGATATATGGGACTACTGGCAACCCGGCGCAGTCTGCAGGCACCTGGACTGCGGCGACGTCGTCTCAGCGTCGAGGACTTATCTTCAAAAGCAACGCGCGTGGAAACTTGTAAATGAGTGCAAACGCATGCGCAGCACACTCTGCAGAGACTTGGTCGAGACTGAGAGCAGAGACGTCATGACTGTggcctgttcaggtgtgtgtgtgtgtgtgtgtgtctgtgtgtgtgtgtgcggcatCGTCAATGACCTTCAAACACCTCCAATCACAACAGAAACAATGTCACACAGGCTCTGCccggcaatactatcagacctgactgactgtgtttgatcatttctctttctttgcttttctcttCAGAGAACGTGAGACTTAAAGGAAGAGAACAGTGTTCAGGTCAGATCCAGGTGAAGACCGGCCAGCTGTGGTCTCCAGTGTGTCGGAAAGTCTTCGGTCCAGAGGAAGCAAAAGTCATCTGCAGACATCTCGGCTGCGGCTTTGCTCATCTGCGCGATTCCTTTGGTCGATATGGAGTCAGTGAACGCTCCTGGGCGCCGGAGTTTCAGTGTGACGGTGACGAGCAGCGTCTCAGCGACTGTCGCTCCGCGGCGCTCAATACCACAGAAGAGTGTGGAGAAGCTTCGCTGACCTGCAGAAGTAACAACTAACatgttttaacacaaaataatgttttatgcCTAAATTCAgtgcatttttaaattgaatctTTTTTCTTGGCAGAACTTCCTTATCGACCTGATGTGTTCATCACAACTGCACAAGGGAAGAATGTGAATACGGATAAGATTCGTAAAGGCCAACGTTTTGCCATCGTCTGCAGCCATCGCTCAGATTACCGCGTCCACGCCTTCCGCCTCAGGTTTGACGTGTACAGCTCACTGCCCACAGTGACGACTCAGTCACCTGACGACGACGGCGACGCcgtcttcctctttcctccgGCAGACGACCATCACTCACGATACTTTATCTGCGAGTACAGCTACGATTTCGCACCTGAGATTTTCTCGTCACCAAACCACGAGTTTCTCACCGTTAACGGTAAATCTGAGTCTCACTGCAGATGATCAACAATCGTCTTAGATTCCAAGTTATAGATTTTAAAGGTGTAGCTCAGGTTTTCTTCTGAGGGTTTGCACACAGCTTGTCACTGTCTTCATTGCAGAGGTCGACGACCTGAGGTTATTGGGAGCAGGTAACCGCTGTCATGGCAGAGTGGAGCTGGAGTATGAGAATGAGTGGAGAGCGCTGAGCCCCCGGCACTCGTGGAGCCTGCAGGAGGCGGACGTGGTGTGCAGGCAGCTCAAATGCGGCTCGGCCGCGTCGACCCGGACGCTCAGAAACGAGGCTGAACTTATGCCGACGTGGCGATTCTACTCCGACTGTCGCGGCTCGGAAAATGTCCTCGTGGACTGCGGCACCGTGGAGAAGTggctttcttcttctactgttcAAGTGGTCTGctcaggtgagacacacagtgGTGGTGTTTGTACTGCAGCCTCAGAACCCTAAACCTCGTACCTCAAGTACAAATGAATCACAGGACACGTTTGTAATTTGACTGCGCTCtaagataaaaaacaacagtgacactGGTTAGCAGTCAAGCACTggctactctgaggtggtggAGGCTGTAactagggccccataaaggcttagggccccataaaggcttagGCCGGCACTGGTTATCAGCTGATAATTAACATCCAATGATCTATTTGTTGTGTTCTGCACGTTCCAGACTGAACTCTATACAAAAGTGCCTGTTGTCGTGATTCTGCAGGTTGTTAACACGCGTGTGTCACCTGAACTTTAACATGTCAACAGTCAAAATAAAGTGCAAACTGATGAAGAATGATGAAGAACCTCCAACCTGACGACTGTCTGACACGAGCAGAGTCCTGCAGCGGCGTGTTATCTAGAGTACACAGTGAGGAGTAGGCGCACAGAGCGCTGACAAAGGTCAGGGGTCAACACACAGCAAAGGCAGGCAAACAAGAGCAAAGGCAGGAATCCAACAGTCCAAagaacgaacacacacacacacacacacacacacacacacacacacacacacacacacacacacacacacacacacacacacagagacagcgaTGTTTACATGTGTAAGATTTACTTTCTGAAAAGATTGGTTCCTAATAAAGGAAATTACAATTCCACCGTTTCCATGGACACAGAATGAAATGAACAGATTGTGGTGAACGCTTCAGTCAGAAGTGTCTCATTGTCCTGTTGTCCGTCTGTGACTCTTGTGTCTGTTGTGCGTCTGTGActcttgtgtctgtgtctcattgtCCCGTTGTGCGTCTGTGACTCTTGTGTCTGTTGTGCGTCTGTGActcttgtgtctgtgtctcattgtCCCGTTGTGCGTCTGTGACTCTTGCGTCTGTTGTGCGTCTGTGACTCTTGTGTCTGTTGTTCTGACGTCTGCAGATATTCTGCCTCAGCCCAACGTGACTCTGTACTCGGGACAGAGCGGTggactgaatgaaaacatggagGTCAACAGGGGCCACAGCTTCACGGTGCTCTGCTCTGTGGAGCCTCAGTATCCTGGAGGTCACTTCAGCCTCATCCTCAGAGGCTTCAACCAAACCTCTAACTTCACTCAGCCGTGTGTCCACCACTCAGCCGTCTTTGAGTTCACCAGGTCATCCGCGGTGCATCAGGGCAACTACAGCTGCGTTTACCACAACTCTCTCTTCGGTCATGACTTCTCTTCCGAGGAGTCCGAGGGTCTCTATGTCACGGTCAAAGGTGCGATCCACACTCCTGCTCACACTCCGTTCATGTGGTCTACAGGTGTATTGTGTTAAAGTGACGAGAACAACATACGACTGACTCCAAGCGTTACTTTAACTCTAGATTTGACAAAAGGCTGGAAAACACGTTTATTTTGGGATCACAGAAGacatgctaagctaacagtgGGCGTGGTCTTTTTCCTGTGCAGACACGTTGGACGTGACGCTGGACGACGGCACGTCCCGCGACGACCCCGACGACCTCTGCTGTGCCGGGAAGCTGCTGGTGGGCTCGTGGGACCGGAGGCTGCTGAGCGCAGAGTCCACGGTGTGGGACCTGAAACACGCTGCCGTGGTGTGCACACAGCTGGACTGTGGCCCCGTCGTCTCCACCAGAGTGGTCACTCTTGCCAAAGTGGCAAAGGTGTGGCGCTTGTTCTCTGACTGCGATGGATCGGAGACTTCGCTGATGGACTGTATAAGTATAAAGACGTGGTACTCCGCCTCCGCCATCGAAGTGGTCTGTGCTGGTGAGACAGTTCACTGACAGCTCGTTCCTTTCATCACTGACGGGAGAAAACTTGCATTTTGCTTTGTttcagtatttttgaaaacttgAGTCTCGCAGCCTCAGTTTCCTCTGAGtcgagccttgaaactgcaattccacactttttagacctaCTGGtcggggggcgggacctcattcccagaaagTGTCCACCGTCTTTGGTAACAGGAGTCagtggtggacacgtaacaaagaaaaggatGAAGATATTTGTGGACTCTGAGGAAACTGACGATGAGACGCACAAGTTCTCAAACATACTTCCCTGTTCTCGTGATACAAAGCTAAACGCTAATGTGTGAAGTTTTCctttaagttgttgtttttgaagcaTGAGACGCTGACACGGTCACGACCGTCTGAGCTTTGTTTCCAGGGACGAGATAAGAAGCTGGAAGacaaagtgctgggagtgattattgatgacatgttcATTTGGAAGACAGGAGTGTGTCCATCCTTTAGAaggcacaaaaactattaaaccagaaggcactgtactt from Solea solea chromosome 10, fSolSol10.1, whole genome shotgun sequence includes the following:
- the LOC131467048 gene encoding scavenger receptor cysteine-rich type 1 protein M130-like, giving the protein MSSLLLWCVVVLTTHICSVTATHNHRSLFTGPEDARLAEGSSRCSGAVEMKHEGEWRTLTLFPKVLPATHKVRYADIACRQMDCGSVVSVRYSTNNTDPKPAWKVDFHCRGAEATMMECITGPGAGRVQGKNASHSSLDVVCAESVRFVETLNTCRGPVEVRSGQGWVPVCGDGFDSQTAQVMCMELGCGAPQSDTQAFTRGEELVSSQLFQCKGNESRLEDCAKSTRHHCRPLTRISCSTDGDDLRLVGGASRCSGTLEGKHDREWRPLADIWDYWQPGAVCRHLDCGDVVSASRTYLQKQRAWKLVNECKRMRSTLCRDLVETESRDVMTVACSENVRLKGREQCSGQIQVKTGQLWSPVCRKVFGPEEAKVICRHLGCGFAHLRDSFGRYGVSERSWAPEFQCDGDEQRLSDCRSAALNTTEECGEASLTCRKLPYRPDVFITTAQGKNVNTDKIRKGQRFAIVCSHRSDYRVHAFRLRFDVYSSLPTVTTQSPDDDGDAVFLFPPADDHHSRYFICEYSYDFAPEIFSSPNHEFLTVNEVDDLRLLGAGNRCHGRVELEYENEWRALSPRHSWSLQEADVVCRQLKCGSAASTRTLRNEAELMPTWRFYSDCRGSENVLVDCGTVEKWLSSSTVQVVCSDILPQPNVTLYSGQSGGLNENMEVNRGHSFTVLCSVEPQYPGGHFSLILRGFNQTSNFTQPCVHHSAVFEFTRSSAVHQGNYSCVYHNSLFGHDFSSEESEGLYVTVKDTLDVTLDDGTSRDDPDDLCCAGKLLVGSWDRRLLSAESTVWDLKHAAVVCTQLDCGPVVSTRVVTLAKVAKVWRLFSDCDGSETSLMDCISIKTWYSASAIEVVCAGETVH